The following coding sequences are from one Oncorhynchus nerka isolate Pitt River linkage group LG6, Oner_Uvic_2.0, whole genome shotgun sequence window:
- the LOC115124403 gene encoding solute carrier family 25 member 53, with translation MGRGPGHKHEDQVLRKNTMVWLPSFLHGGTSSLVSTLTTFPIYKIVFRQQLHSTVVSQAIGQLKKEGFLKLYRGVVPPLLMKTLNGTLLFGIHDTFLHCLSSITNPCGVIPLLALPAVAGLGTGMVEALVFTPFERVQNVLQNGGNDRSLPTLRRVLARLGAERLGSGYYRAFIPILARNTLGSCIYFGLKDPVSAALREKGLPPMASSFLSGMIISSMAINLPLYPLSVLVVNMQAGVVGEAAGVRGSWKALWEGQLKRSVPLLYRGGSLVILRSCISWGITSAIYDQRSTH, from the coding sequence ATGGGGCGGGGTCCTGGACATAAGCATGAAGACCAAGTCCTCAGGAAGAACACTATGGTTTGGCTCCCCAGCTTCCTGCATGGTGGGACTTCCAGCCTGGTGTCCACTCTCACCACCTTCCCCATCTACAAGATCGTGTTCCGCCAGCAGCTTCACAGCACCGTAGTCAGCCAGGCGATAGGCCAACTCAAGAAGGAGGGTTTCCTGAAGCTCTACAGGGGGGTGGTGCCCCCTCTACTGATGAAAACCCTGAATGGGACACTACTTTTCGGGATACATGACACtttcctccactgtctctcctccatcaccaACCCCTGCGGTGTCATCCCTCTCCTCGCGTTACCAGCTGTGGCCGGGCTCGGCACAGGCATGGTGGAGGCCTTGGTGTTCACGCCATTTGAGCGTGTGCAGAATGTGTTGCAGAACGGGGGCAACGACCGCAGCCTGCCCACCCTGAGGAGAGTGTTGGCCCGGCTGGGGGCAGAGAGGCTGGGGTCGGGGTACTACAGAGCTTTCATCCCCATACTGGCCCGTAACACCCTGGGAAGCTGCATCTACTTCGGTCTGAAGGACCCCGTCAGTGCTGCTCTGAGGGAGAAGGGGCTTCCTCCTATGGCCTCATCCTTCCTGTCAGGAATGATAATCAGCTCCATGGCGATCAACCTGCCCCTGTATCCTCTGTCTGTGCTGGTGGTCAACATGCAGGCTGGGGTGGTGGGTGAGGCAGCGGGGGTGAGGGGGAGCTGGAAGGCACTGTGGGAAGGTCAGCTGAAGAGGAGCGTCCCCCTGCTGTACCGTGGAGGTTCCCTGGTTATCCTCAGGAGCTGTATTAGCTGGGGAATCACTTCAGCCATCTACGACCAACgctccacacactga